The proteins below come from a single Oncorhynchus gorbuscha isolate QuinsamMale2020 ecotype Even-year linkage group LG12, OgorEven_v1.0, whole genome shotgun sequence genomic window:
- the LOC123990617 gene encoding LOW QUALITY PROTEIN: interactor protein for cytohesin exchange factors 1-like (The sequence of the model RefSeq protein was modified relative to this genomic sequence to represent the inferred CDS: deleted 1 base in 1 codon) gives MSRRKVSLKELGQVDYQGWLYKKKESKGFLGTKWKKYWFVLKNISMYWYTGQTAEKAEGYIQLTNSTVDQATECKKKHAMKASHPQVVTLYFAAESLREMNKWLSKLSAAAAAATLDESSERNTGECYSEESDQEEVESLETSDAFDSEQLTIDSVNGDVPPSCSTSSLCHSTDPMSAPDTIVTSEGTESWLDVPSPERAVGQGAPLHPFRLEEEDGPGAEAQGGKEEGTSDEMEALYIHLKHARLSPSGELKRDFRASFIQRCKNDRVNEKLHLVRTLNSTLKAKEADLLAIDHVLADPLLTAQRYRQWRVGNVVLLQEITQLKMGPPGGSREQSFPLEAPRTHCITENSV, from the exons ATGAGCCGTCGCAAGGTGTCTTTGAAGGAGCTGGGTCAGGTGGACTACCAGGGCTGGCTCTACAAGAAGAAGGAGAGCAAGGGCTTCCTGGGAACAAAATGGAAGAAGTACTGGTTTGTtctgaaaaatatatccatgtacTGGTACACTGGTCAAACG GCTGAGAAAGCAGAAGGATACATCCAACTTACAAACTCCACTGTCGACCAAGCAACAGAGTGCAAGAAAAAGCA TGCTATGAAGGCCAGCCATCCACAGGTTGTGACACTCTACTTTGCCGcc gagagtctgagagagatgAACAA GTGGCTGTCTAAACtgtcagcagcagcagcggctGCGACACTGGACGAGTCGTCAGAGAGGAACACTGGGG AGTGCTATAGTGAGGAGAGTGACCAAGAGGAGGTTGAGTCACTGGAGACATCTGACGCTTTCGACTCTGAGCAGCTGACCATAGACTCTGTTAAT gGAGATGTCCCCCCATCTTGCTCCACCTCGTCCCTATGTCACTCCACTGACCCCATGTCTGCCCCTGACACCATTGTGACTTCAGAGGGCACGGAGTCCTGGCTGGATGTCCCTTCTCCAGAGAGGGCAGTGGGACAGGGCGCTCCCCTCCACCCCTTCAGactggaagaggaggatggaccGGGGGCTGAGGcccagggaggaaaggagg AGGGTACATCTGATGAAATGGAGGCACTGTACATCCATCTGAAGCATGCCAGACTATCTCCATCTGGAGAACTGAAGAGGGACTTCAGAGCGTCATTCATTCAACGCTGCAAAAATGACAGAGTCAATGAGAAGCTGCATCTGGTTAGGACCCTCAACAGCACTTTAAAG GCAAAAGAAGCCGACCTGTTGGCTATAGATCACGTGCTAGCAGATCCCCTTCTTACTGCACAGAGGTATCGTCAATGGAGGGTTGGGAACGTGGTGCTACTGCAGGAGATCACTCAACTCAAAATGGGCCCACCAGGTGGCAGCAGAGAGCAGTCTTTCCCCCTCGAAGCTCCACGGACCCACTGCATCACTGAAAACAGTGTGTGA